The Curtobacterium herbarum genome contains the following window.
GTGGCCCGTCCTCGCGGTCGCGGCGCTCTGCACGATCGGCCCGGCGTTCGCGGTGATGCAGCTGCACCTCTCGTTCCCGCTCGCGCTCCTCGGCGCGGTCGCGATCCCGGTCGGGACGTGGCTGCTGAGCAAGACCGTCGCGGCGCCGGGCGTGCGGACCATGTAGGGATCCTCATCTGCCGGAGCCGGGTGGCGCCTCCCGGCGGGAGGAAGATGTCTCCCGCAGCGCGACCACCGGGAGGCACCCCACGCCGTCACCCTCCGAGTTCTGGAGCACCTGGCACGTCGACCCCCTGGCGGCGGTGCTCCTGGTCGTCGCCGCCGTCGCGTACGGCGCCGGCCTGGTCGCCGCGCACCGACGCGGCGCCCGCTGGCCGTGGTGGCGGACGCTGGCGTTCGTCGCCGCGCTCACCCTGTTCGCCGTCGTGCAGTTCGGGATCGTCGGCCAGTACGACCGGCAGCTGCGGTGGGCCTTCGTCCTGCGGATCGCCGTCCTCTTCTTCGCGGTCCCCACCTTCGCCGCGCTGTCCGGCCCGTTCGCATTGCTGCGGACGGGAGGCCCGACCCGCCTCGCCGGGACCGCCGACGCCGTCCTGCGGTCGCGCCCGGCACGGTTCCTCGGCAACGCGATCGTCTCGCCCCTGGTGGCCCTCGCGCTGTTCTGCGTGATGCTCACCCCGCTGGCAGCCGTGCTCCGGCAGTCCGTGGTCAGCAGCGTGGGGATCACGGTGCTGGTGCCCGTCCTCGGCTTCGGGTTGCTCGCGCCGCTGTCCGAGGTCGGGGTGCTCCGCTCCTCCGCCTTCGCCACCGCGGAGTTCCTGTTGGCGTTCGTGGAGCTCGTGCTCGACGCGGTGCCGGCGGTCGTGATGCGCGTCAGCGACCACGTGCTGGACGGGGTCGGGAGGGTGCCGTTGCACGTGCCGTGGGCCCCCTCGCCGCTGCTGGACCAGCACCTGGCGGGCGACCTGCTGTGGTTCATCGCGGAGGTGGCGGACGTCCCCGTGCTCATCGCCCTGTTCATCCGGTGGCAGCGGTCCGACCGCCGCGAGGCCCGCGAGGTCGACGAGCTGACGGACGAGCAGATGGACGCGCTGACGCGGGAGCACTTGCAGCGTCGGCCCTGAGCGGGCGCGCTGGCGCGGCGGGCGGGCGGACGGGCGCGGCGGGCGGGCGCGGTGCGCTGGCTGGAGGTCCGGCCGCCCGGCGCGAGCGGGCGAAACACCAGGGTCGGAGCGCCTCGGGCCTCGCAGATCTGCCCGTTCGATCCGCGCCGAGCGTCCGCCGCACGCGAGCGGGCGGAACACCGGGGCCGGAGCACCTCGGGCCGCGCAGATCTGCCCGTTCGATCCGCGCCGAGCGTCCGCCGCACGCGAGCGGGCGGAACACCAGGGCCGGACGAGCGCACGGACCGCACATCCGCCCGCTCGCCGGTGCGCGTCAGCTCGCCGGCCGCCCCGCCGCCGAGCGGGCGGAACACCAGGGCTTTGCCCGGTCTGGAGGCGTGCTTCCGCCCGCCCGCCGATGCGCGCCCGTCACGGCACCGCCGCCCCGGACAGCGAGCGAGCGGGCGGAGTCCCCCGCCCCCCGCCCGGCCTGGACGCACGTTTCCGCCCACTCGCCGACGACCGCCCGTCAGGGCACCGCCTCCCCGACCCGCGAGCGGGCGGAAGACCCGGGTGGCGTCAGCACAGCGGACGCGAAACCGCCCGCTCGACGCGGGGCGGGCCTCCCGGCCTGGCCCGGCCTGGCGGGGAAGTGCGCGCGACGCGGCGAGCGGGTGGAATCCCCCGGCCCGGGCGACCCGGGAGGCACGTTCCCGCCCGCTCGCCGCCCTGCGCCCGCCTCGGCGACGGCTCGCGGGCCGCGCATCCCGCGAGCGGGCGGAAGACCCTGGTGCGGCGGACGCCAGCGGCGCACTTCCGCCCGCTCGGCAACCACGCCGGCCGACCAGGACCGCCAGGCACCCGGAACCGTCAGACTCCCGGACACCCAGACACCGGGACGCCCAGACGCCTCGGGACCGCCAGGGCACCCGGACACGACGGAGCCCCGGCCCCTCCTGCGAGGGACCGGGGCTCCGGTGGTGAACGACGCTCGGGCTACGCCTCCACGTGCTTGCCCGTGTGCTGACCGGCAGCGAGCTCGTCCGCGGCGGTCGCGGGTGCGGCGGCCGAGGCGTGGGCACCGACGTGCTCCCGCTCACCGTCTGCGTGCGCGGAGTCGGCGGACCCGTCGGGCTGCGTGGCGACCGAATCGGTCTGCTTCCACGCGACGGTCTGCTTCGGCTTCGCCAGGAACAGCGCCGCCACGATCGCCGCGATGAGCACGACGGCCGGCAGGACGAGCGACTGCCCCATCGCCCGCGAGAACGGCTCGAGCAGGAACCCGGGCAGCGACCCGGTCTGCTCGGCACCCGCGCCGGAACCGCCGGACTGCTGCGGGAACTCGGCGGTGATGCGGGCCTCCATCAGGGCGGCGATGCCGGCGGAACCGAGCACCGCACCGATCTGACGGGTGGTGTTGTAGACGCCCGAGCCGGCGCCGGCGAGACGCGGCGGCAGGTTGCGCGTGGCGGAGACGGACAGCGGTCCCCACATGCAGGCGTTCGCCAGGCCGAGCAGGGCGCTCGGCAGGAGCACCCAGCCCCAGTCGGCGTTCGCCGCGATCAGCGCACCGAACCAGAACAGGCCACCCGAGAAGCAGGCGAGGCCGAAGGACGCGACCCAGCGCGGGTTCCAGACGTTGAGCTTCTTGCCGACGAACGGTGCGAGGCCTGCCGAGATGACCGCCTGCGGCACGAGCAGCAGGGCGGCCTGGGTGGGCGAGAAGCGCAGGACGTCCTGCGCCCAGAGCATGATCGGCAGCGCGAAGGAGGAGATGGCGACGCCGACCGCGGTGATCGCGATGTTCGCCAGGGTGAAGTTGCGGTCCTTGAACAGGCCGAGGGGCAGCAGCGGCTCGCCCTTCTGCACGCCCTGCCAGACGACGAACGCGACGAGCACGACGATGCCGGCGATGATCAGCGACCAGACCGAGATCGGGCCGGTGATGGTGCCCCAGTCGTAGGTCTCGCCCTCCTGGATGCCGAAGACGAGCAGGAACAGCCCGACGGCGGAGAGCACGATGCCGAGGGTGTCGAAGCGGTGGCGGTGGCGCTCGAACGACGGCACGAACTTCTGCGCGAGGACGAACGCGACGACGCCGACGGGGACGTTGACGAAGAAGATCCACTCCCAGCCGAAGCCGTCGACGAGCAGGCCGCCGACGATCGGGCCGACGAGGGAGGCCACACCGGCCACTGCACCCCAGAGGCCCATGGCCGCGCCACGGTTCTGCGGCGGGAAGATGCGGGTGATGACGGACATCGTCTGCGGGGTCATCATCGCGGCGCCGAGGCCCTGCACGACGCGGGCGAGGATGAGCATCTCGATCGAGCCGGCGAGACCGCACCACAGGCTGGCGAGGGTGAAGACGACGAGCCCGACCTGGTAGAGCACCTTCGGGCCGAAGCGGTCACCGAGGCGGCCGGTGATGAGCAGCGGGACGGCGTACGCCAGCAGGTAGGCGCTGGTCACCCAGATGACGGCGTTGATGTCGGCGTCGAGCGCCGTGGCGATGGTCGGGGTCGCGACCGAGACGATCGTCGAGTCGACGAGGATCATGAAGAAGCCGACGACGAGTGCCCAGAGCGCTGGCCACGGCTTCTTGCCGTGCTCCAGGTCGGCGGCGGTTGATGCGGATGTCATCGAGTGGTGTCCTTGCTGTTCTGTGTGGGTTCTGCGGGGACGGCCGGGCCGTCCCAAGGGATGTCGCCGCGCTCGACGCGGTCGGCGATGGCGGTCAGCCACTCGAGTTGCGCGGTGAGCATTGCACGGACGTACGACACGTCGAGCCAGTACCGTTCGGCCAGCCCCTTGGCCTGGAGGCCCGTGGCTGCGTCGTCGTACCCGTCGCGTTGGGCGCGCAGTGCGGCGATGCGCGCCCGGAAGGCGGCCGCCACGTCCTCGACGGGCAGGTTGTCGACGTGGGACACCGCCAGTCGGAACTGTGGGTACTCGTCGGCGGGTTCGGCGACCATGTGGCGGAGGCCCGCCTCGAGCGCCGCGCGTCCGGCTTCCGTGATCGAGTAGGTGGTCCGTTCGGGTCGGTTGCCCGCACGGTCGGTGCCGACGACCTCGGCGTACCCGAGGTCCGCGAGCCGCCCGACCTGGTGGTAGAGCGTGCTGGGTCGGACCTTGACGTTCCGGTCCTCACGGCGGTGGAGCATCGTCTGGAACATCTCGTAGGGGTGCATCGGCGACTCGGCGAGCAGGCCGAGCGCCGCGAACGCGAGCGGCGTCAGGTCGGTCACGTGGTCTCCGGGGGTTCGGTCGCGAGTCGGTGTCCGGTCGCGAGCGGGTGTTCGATGCCGATTGTTCGACATCGAATAGTACGTCGCCGATGATCTGTCCACAACCGCTTCGTCGCCCCTCGCGCGCCACCTAGACTGGTGCCGTCCCCACCCGACCCCTGTGCTGGAGTGAACACGTGCCAACGATCGTCGTCGAGGTCATGCCGAAGGCCGAGATCCTCGACCCCCAGGGCAAGGCGGTGGGCAACGCCCTCGCCCGCCTCGGCAAGAACGACCTGACCAACGTCCGCATCGGCAAGCGATTCGAGGTGTCGGTCGACGGCCCCGTCGACGACGCAAAGCTCGCCGAGGTCCGCGAGATCGCGGTCGACGTCTTCTCGAACGCCGTCATCGAGGACGTCGTCTCCGTGAGCGTCGTCGAGTGACGATGCGCATCGGGGTCATCACCTTCCCCGGGTCGCTCGACGACCGCGACGCGCAGCGCGCGGTGCGTCTCGCCGGGGCGGAGCCGGTGGCGCTCTGGCACGGCGACCACGACCTCCAGGGTGTCGACGCGATCGTCCTGCCGGGCGGGTTCTCGTACGGGGACTACCTCCGTGCCGGTGCCATCGCCGCCAAGGCCCCGATCATGGCCGAGGTCATCGACGTCGCCGGCAAGGGCATGCCCGTGCTCGGCATCTGCAACGGCTTCCAGATGCTCGCCGAGGCCCGTCTGGTCCCCGGCGCGCACACGCGGAACGCGCACCAGCAGTTCATCCGCCGCGACCAGGTGCTCCGCGTCGAGAACGCCGACACCGCCTGGACCTCCGGCTTCGACGCGCAGCAGGAGATCACCATCCCGCTGAAGAACGCCGACGGCCGGTTCGTCGCCGACGCGGACGAGATCAAGCGCATCGAGGACAACGGCCAGGTCGTCTTCCGCTACGTCGGCGTCAACCCGAACGGGTCGATCGACGACATCGCCGGCGTCTCGAACGAGCGCGGCAACGTCGTCGGCCTGATGCCGCACCCCGAGCACGCCACGGAGCCCGGGTTCGGCCCGGACACCCGCGCGGCCATGGCCTCGGGCACCGACGGCCTCACCTTCTTCACCTCCGTGATCGAGCGCGCGCTCGTCAAGTGACCGCGACTCCTTCGCCCGCGAATCCAGTGACAGGGAACGACAACACCGTGACCACGCCCGTCCGCCCGAAGCCCGACACCGTCCAGGACGCCGCCGAGACGCCCGACAAGGAACAGCCCTACGCGGCACTCGGGCTGAAGGCCGACGAGTACGCGAAGATCCGCGAGATCCTCGGTCGCCGCCCCACCTCGGGTGAGCTCGCCATGTACTCGGTCATGTGGTCCGAGCACTGCTCCTACAAGTCGAGCAAGAACTACCTCCGGCAGTTCGGCAAGAAGGTCACGCCGGAGATGACCAAGAACCTGATGGTCGGCATGGGCGAGAACGCCGGTGTCGTCGACGTCGGTGACGGCTGGGCGGTGACCTTCAAGGTCGAGTCGCACAACCACCCCTCCTACGTCGAGCCCTACCAGGGTGCGGCCACCGGTGTCGGCGGCATCGTCCGCGACATCATCTCGATGGGCGCACGCCCGGTCGCGGTGATGGACCAGCTGCGCTTCGGCGCGATCGACCACGAGGACACCGCACGCGTCGTGCACGGGGTCGTCGGCGGCATCTCGTTCTACGGCAACTGCCTGGGCCTGCCGAACATCGGCGGCGAGACCTACTTCGACCCGGTGTACCAGGGCAACCCGCTGGTCAACGCCCTGGCGGTCGGCGTCCTGCGCCACGAGGACCTGCACCTGGCCAACGCGTCCGGCGCGGGCAACAAGGTCGTGCTGTTCGGTGCCCGCACGGGTGGCGACGGCATCGGCGGCGCCTCGATCCTGGCGTCCGACACCTTCACCGAGGGCGGCCCGACCAAGCGTCCGGCGGTCCAGGTGGGCGACCCGTTCGCCGAGAAGGTCCTCATCGAGTGCTGCCTCGAGCTCTTCCAGAAGGAGCTCGTCGAGGGCATCCAGGACCTCGGCGCCGCGGGCATCTCCTGCGCGACGAGCGAGCTCGCGAGCAACGGCGACGGCGGGATGCACATCTCCCTCGACGACGTCCTGCTGCGCGACCCGTCGCTCACGGCAGAGGAGATCCTCATGTCGGAGAGCCAGGAGCGCATGATGGCGGTCGTCCGCCCCGACAAGCTCGACGCCTTCCTCGAGGTCGTCGGCAAGTGGGAGGTCGAGACCAGCGTGCTCGGCGAGGTCACCGGCACCGGTCGTCTCGTCATCGACTGGCAGGGCCAGGAGATCGTCAACGTCGACCCGCGCACCGTCGCCGTCGACGGCCCCGTGTACGACCGCCCGGTCGCCTACCCCACCTGGATCGACGCACTGCAGGCCGACGGCGCCGAGTCGCTCGACCGCCCGGAGACCGGTCCGGCCCTCAAGGCGCAGTTCCTGCAGCTGCTCGGGTCGCCGAACCTCTCCGACAAGCGCTGGGTCACGAACCAGTACGACACGTACGTGCTCGGCAACACCGCGCTGTCCTTCCCCGACGACGGCGGCATGATCCGCGTCGACGAGGAGACCGGCCTGGGGGTCGCGATCGCCACGGACGCCAACGGCCGCTACTGCCAGCTCGACCCGAAGCAGGGCGCCCGACTGGCCCTGGCCGAGGCGTACCGGAACGTCGCCGTCACCGGTGCCGTGCCCGCGGCGGTCACCGACTGCCTGAACTTCGGTTCGCCGGAGAACCCCGAGGTCATGTGGCAGTTCTCCGAGGCCGTCGAGGGCCTGGCGGACGGCTGCATGGAACTCGGCATCCCGGTGACCGGCGGCAACGTGTCGTTCTACAACCAGACCGGTGACACCCCGATCCACCCGACGCCCGTCGTCGGTGTCCTCGGCGTGATAGACGACGTCGCCAAGCGCATTCCCTCGGGGTGGCAGGACGACGGCCACAACATCTACCTGCTCGGCACCACGAGCCTGGAGCTCGACGGGTCGGCCTGGGCCGGCACCGTGCACGACCACCTCGGTGGGCGTCCGCCGATGGTCGACCTCGGCCGCGAGAAGGCCCTGGCGGAGCTCATCGCCGCCGCGGCCGACGAGCAGCTGCTGACGAGCGCACACGACCTGGCGGACGGCGGCCTCGGTCAGACCCTCGCCGAGTCGGTGCTCCGCTTCGGCCTCGGCGCCCGCGTCGTGCTCGACGAGCTCGAGTCCCGCGACGGTGTCGACACCGCGACCGCGCTGTTCTCCGAGTCGACGGGCCGCGTCATCGTGACCGTCCGGCGCGAGGACGACGTCCGTTTCCAGGGCCTCTGCACGGGCCGGGGCTACCCGGTGCTGCGGATCGGTGTGACCGACGCCGCGTCGGGCTCGCTCGAGGTCCAGGGTGCGTTCGAGGCGACGATCGACGAGCTCCGTGGTGCACACGGCGGGACCCTGCCGTCGTACTTCGGGGACGTCATCAAGGAGAACGTCACCGAGGGCTACGTCGGCCGCGGACCGCTGGACGACCACGGCTCCTTCTCGCCGCGCGCGGACTCCTGACCCGGTGCCGATCGTCACACTGCCCCTGCAGGAACTGGTCGACGGCTTCGGCCCGGTGCCGGACGGCATCGAGCTCGACGTCTGGGACGTCGAGGGTCCGTACGCCCGGGCCGACGAGGTCGCCATCGCGTTCCTGCCGTTCTACTTCGGTGGACGGCACCGGTGGCAGTTCGTGCACGACCTGCCGAACCTCGAGCTGCTGCAGCTGCCGAGCGCCGGGTACGAGTGGGCGACCCCGCACGTGCCCGGTCACGCCCGGCTGGCGAACGGCCGCGGCATCCACGACGACGAGACCGCCGAGCTGGCCGTCGGGTTGGCGCTGACCTCGCTCCGCGAGATCGCCGCGTTCCAGTTCGACCGCGCCGAACAGCGGTGGGACGCCCGCGAGACCCGGTCGCTGGCCGACCGCCGGGTGACCGTCGTCGGCTACGGTGCGATCGGTTCGGCCATCGCGACCCGCTTCGAGGCGTTCCGCACCGACGTCACCGTCGTCGCCCGGACGGCCCGTGACCAGGACGGTCGGCACGTGCACGCGTTCGGCGAGCTGCCGGAACTCGCACGCACCACGGACGTGCTCGTGCTCATCGCGCCGCTCACCGACGAGACCGAGGGGCTGGTCGACGCGGCCCTGCTCGCCGCACTGCCCGACGGCGCCCTCGTGGTGAACGTCGCCCGCGGCAAGGTCGTCGACACCGACGCCCTCGTGGCGGAACTGCGCTCGGGCCGGATCTCGGCGGCGCTCGACGTCACCGACCCGGAACCGCTGCCCGCCGACCACGCCCTCTGGACGACGCCGAACACCGTGCTCACCCCGCACGTCGGCG
Protein-coding sequences here:
- a CDS encoding cytochrome c oxidase assembly protein, yielding MLLVVAAVAYGAGLVAAHRRGARWPWWRTLAFVAALTLFAVVQFGIVGQYDRQLRWAFVLRIAVLFFAVPTFAALSGPFALLRTGGPTRLAGTADAVLRSRPARFLGNAIVSPLVALALFCVMLTPLAAVLRQSVVSSVGITVLVPVLGFGLLAPLSEVGVLRSSAFATAEFLLAFVELVLDAVPAVVMRVSDHVLDGVGRVPLHVPWAPSPLLDQHLAGDLLWFIAEVADVPVLIALFIRWQRSDRREAREVDELTDEQMDALTREHLQRRP
- a CDS encoding DHA2 family efflux MFS transporter permease subunit — encoded protein: MEHGKKPWPALWALVVGFFMILVDSTIVSVATPTIATALDADINAVIWVTSAYLLAYAVPLLITGRLGDRFGPKVLYQVGLVVFTLASLWCGLAGSIEMLILARVVQGLGAAMMTPQTMSVITRIFPPQNRGAAMGLWGAVAGVASLVGPIVGGLLVDGFGWEWIFFVNVPVGVVAFVLAQKFVPSFERHRHRFDTLGIVLSAVGLFLLVFGIQEGETYDWGTITGPISVWSLIIAGIVVLVAFVVWQGVQKGEPLLPLGLFKDRNFTLANIAITAVGVAISSFALPIMLWAQDVLRFSPTQAALLLVPQAVISAGLAPFVGKKLNVWNPRWVASFGLACFSGGLFWFGALIAANADWGWVLLPSALLGLANACMWGPLSVSATRNLPPRLAGAGSGVYNTTRQIGAVLGSAGIAALMEARITAEFPQQSGGSGAGAEQTGSLPGFLLEPFSRAMGQSLVLPAVVLIAAIVAALFLAKPKQTVAWKQTDSVATQPDGSADSAHADGEREHVGAHASAAAPATAADELAAGQHTGKHVEA
- a CDS encoding PadR family transcriptional regulator; this translates as MTDLTPLAFAALGLLAESPMHPYEMFQTMLHRREDRNVKVRPSTLYHQVGRLADLGYAEVVGTDRAGNRPERTTYSITEAGRAALEAGLRHMVAEPADEYPQFRLAVSHVDNLPVEDVAAAFRARIAALRAQRDGYDDAATGLQAKGLAERYWLDVSYVRAMLTAQLEWLTAIADRVERGDIPWDGPAVPAEPTQNSKDTTR
- the purS gene encoding phosphoribosylformylglycinamidine synthase subunit PurS, which encodes MPTIVVEVMPKAEILDPQGKAVGNALARLGKNDLTNVRIGKRFEVSVDGPVDDAKLAEVREIAVDVFSNAVIEDVVSVSVVE
- the purQ gene encoding phosphoribosylformylglycinamidine synthase subunit PurQ, whose product is MRIGVITFPGSLDDRDAQRAVRLAGAEPVALWHGDHDLQGVDAIVLPGGFSYGDYLRAGAIAAKAPIMAEVIDVAGKGMPVLGICNGFQMLAEARLVPGAHTRNAHQQFIRRDQVLRVENADTAWTSGFDAQQEITIPLKNADGRFVADADEIKRIEDNGQVVFRYVGVNPNGSIDDIAGVSNERGNVVGLMPHPEHATEPGFGPDTRAAMASGTDGLTFFTSVIERALVK
- the purL gene encoding phosphoribosylformylglycinamidine synthase subunit PurL, which translates into the protein MTTPVRPKPDTVQDAAETPDKEQPYAALGLKADEYAKIREILGRRPTSGELAMYSVMWSEHCSYKSSKNYLRQFGKKVTPEMTKNLMVGMGENAGVVDVGDGWAVTFKVESHNHPSYVEPYQGAATGVGGIVRDIISMGARPVAVMDQLRFGAIDHEDTARVVHGVVGGISFYGNCLGLPNIGGETYFDPVYQGNPLVNALAVGVLRHEDLHLANASGAGNKVVLFGARTGGDGIGGASILASDTFTEGGPTKRPAVQVGDPFAEKVLIECCLELFQKELVEGIQDLGAAGISCATSELASNGDGGMHISLDDVLLRDPSLTAEEILMSESQERMMAVVRPDKLDAFLEVVGKWEVETSVLGEVTGTGRLVIDWQGQEIVNVDPRTVAVDGPVYDRPVAYPTWIDALQADGAESLDRPETGPALKAQFLQLLGSPNLSDKRWVTNQYDTYVLGNTALSFPDDGGMIRVDEETGLGVAIATDANGRYCQLDPKQGARLALAEAYRNVAVTGAVPAAVTDCLNFGSPENPEVMWQFSEAVEGLADGCMELGIPVTGGNVSFYNQTGDTPIHPTPVVGVLGVIDDVAKRIPSGWQDDGHNIYLLGTTSLELDGSAWAGTVHDHLGGRPPMVDLGREKALAELIAAAADEQLLTSAHDLADGGLGQTLAESVLRFGLGARVVLDELESRDGVDTATALFSESTGRVIVTVRREDDVRFQGLCTGRGYPVLRIGVTDAASGSLEVQGAFEATIDELRGAHGGTLPSYFGDVIKENVTEGYVGRGPLDDHGSFSPRADS
- a CDS encoding NAD(P)-dependent oxidoreductase translates to MPIVTLPLQELVDGFGPVPDGIELDVWDVEGPYARADEVAIAFLPFYFGGRHRWQFVHDLPNLELLQLPSAGYEWATPHVPGHARLANGRGIHDDETAELAVGLALTSLREIAAFQFDRAEQRWDARETRSLADRRVTVVGYGAIGSAIATRFEAFRTDVTVVARTARDQDGRHVHAFGELPELARTTDVLVLIAPLTDETEGLVDAALLAALPDGALVVNVARGKVVDTDALVAELRSGRISAALDVTDPEPLPADHALWTTPNTVLTPHVGGNTDLSIPRSLDLIRRQVAALAEGRAFENVIDLPVNQG